The following coding sequences lie in one Musa acuminata AAA Group cultivar baxijiao chromosome BXJ1-8, Cavendish_Baxijiao_AAA, whole genome shotgun sequence genomic window:
- the LOC135589182 gene encoding uncharacterized protein LOC135589182, whose product MGCVSSKVLTRSGSFHEELKRSLKGRSNGSEELFGSKNGGDRLLVLPCTANSVAEPEKNTSVSSTEHSDTKQIDKEKHTVDPETEVSDVEIINTWELLAGLEEEEEEEEEEEHQEQRESDEHKTEEYKFVVGDELKAAANFNSASDHKDEDLVEAAQRHPSKEKPHVSLELPQERSSTGSKREAMARELAPLKLPSIEFSKTGSLKDWLRRGGQLISPGSYVTPKFGDFVFPEPRYGDNRDDDSSVFDPDLVAQFEQAMNQLSMDEEFALQQIIESLQQGDEEDIPRVELSC is encoded by the coding sequence ATGGGTTGTGTCTCTTCCAAAGTGTTGACGAGATCGGGGAGCTTCCATGAAGAACTGAAACGGAGCCTCAAAGGGAGATCAAATGGATCGGAAGAACTGTTCGGTTCTAAGAATGGTGGTGACCGACTCCTTGTTCTTCCGTGCACTGCCAACTCAGTTGCTGAGCCTGAGAAGAACACGTCTGTATCATCAACCGAGCACTCGGACACCAAACAAATCGATAAGGAAAAGCATACTGTGGATCCGGAGACCGAGGTTTCGGATGTAGAGATCATCAATACTTGGGAGTTGTTGGCTggtttggaagaagaagaagaagaagaagaagaagaagaacatcaAGAACAACGCGAGAGTGATGAGCACAAGACCGAAGAGTATAAATTCGTCGTTGGTGATGAATTAAAAGCTGCTGCAAACTTCAACTCGGCATCAGATCACAAGGATGAAGATCTTGTTGAAGCAGCTCAACGACACCCATCGAAGGAGAAGCCGCATGTAAGTCTTGAGCTTCCTCAAGAGCGAAGCAGTACCGGATCAAAGAGAGAAGCCATGGCGAGGGAGCTCGCACCTCTCAAACTTCCATCGATCGAGTTCTCGAAGACGGGTAGTCTGAAGGATTGGCTTCGACGAGGCGGTCAACTGATCTCCCCCGGTTCTTATGTCACCCCAAAGTTCGGCGATTTCGTCTTCCCGGAGCCAAGATACGGAGATAACAGAGATGACGATAGCAGTGTCTTCGATCCAGATTTAGTGGCACAGTTTGAGCAAGCCATGAATCAGCTATCTATGGATGAGGAGTTCGCGCTTCAACAGATCATAGAGAGCTTGCAGCAAGGTGATGAAGAAGACATTCCGAGGGTGGAGCTGAGCTGCTGA